In Triticum aestivum cultivar Chinese Spring chromosome 5B, IWGSC CS RefSeq v2.1, whole genome shotgun sequence, the following proteins share a genomic window:
- the LOC123114304 gene encoding aspartokinase 1, chloroplastic — protein sequence MATALRLARDSPAAVSKLGRERASLCAIARPGGQCCARRGLVLRCQSGAAAAAATTIRKGEAADGAGAAAGFTVVMKFGGSSLASAARMREVADLVLSFPEETPVVVLSAMGKTTNNLLLAGEKAVSCGAPKASEIYELAVIKELHLRTIDELGLDSSIVSGFLDELEQLLKGVAMMKELTLRTRDYLVSFGECMSTRIFSAYLNKLGKKARQYDAFDLGFITTDDFTNADILEATYPAVAKRLHGDWIDDPAIPIVTGFLGKGWKSCAVTTLGRGGSDLTATTIGKALGLREIQVWKDVDGVLTCDPNIYANAVAVPYLTFDEAAELAYFGAQVLHPQSMRPAREGGIPVRVKNSYNRHAPGTVITKTRDMRKSILTSIVLKSNITMLDIVSTRMLGQYGFLAKVFSIFEDLGISVDSVATSEVSISLTLDPSKLWSRELIQQELDHVVEELEKIAVVHLLQHRSIISLIGNVQRSSLILEKAFNVLRRNGVNVQMISQGASKVNISLVVNDSEAKQCVQALHSAFFENGFLSEVEEADLAQKRAPVLVSSNGAINGN from the exons ATGGCGACCGCGCTGCGTCTCGCGCGGGACTCTCCGGCGGCCGTCTCCAAGCTCGGGAGGGAGAGGGCCTCGCTGTGCGCCATCGCTAGGCCGGGTGGGCAATGCTGTGCGCGGAGGGGGCTGGTGCTCCGCTGCCAGAGCGGGGCGGCCGCAGCGGCGGCCACCACTATCAGGAAGGGCGAGGCGGCGGATGGAGCCGGGGCAGCGGCGGGGTTCACCGTCGTGATGAAGTTCGGCGGCTCGTCGCTGGCGTCGGCCGCGCGGATGCGGGAGGTGGCCGACCTCGTCCTCAGCTTCCCCGAGGAGACGCCCGTCGTCGTCCTCTCCGCCATGGGGAAGACCACCAACAACCTCCTCCTG GCCGGAGAGAAGGCGGTGAGCTGCGGCGCCCCCAAGGCGTCGGAAATCTACGAGCTCGCCGTCATCAAGGAGCTCCATCTCAG GACCATCGATGAGCTTGGCCTAGATAGCTCCATTGTTTCAG GTTTTTTGGACGAGTTGGAGCAACTGCTCAAGGGTGTTGCTATGATGAAAGAGCTGACTCTTAGGACACGAGATTACCTTGTTTCCTTTGGTGAATGCATGTCTACAAGAATATTTTCTGCATATTTGAATAAACTAGGGAAGAAGGCACGACAG TATGATGCTTTTGATCTTGGCTTTATAACCACTGACGATTTCACAAATGCCGATATTCTCGAAGCAACTTATCCTGCTGTTGCAAAGAGGCTACATGGAGATTGGATTGATGACCCTGCTATTCCTATAGTGACTGGTTTCCTTGGGAAG GGATGGAAATCTTGTGCGGTCACAACGTTAGGAAGGGGCGGCAGTGACTTGACCGCTACAACCATTGGCAAAGCCTTGGGGTTAAGAGAAATTCAG GTTTGGAAGGATGTAGACGGTGTGTTGACGTGTGATCCAAATATTTATGCAAACGCGGTAGCAGTACCCTACTTGACTTTTGATGAGGCAGCTGAACTTGCTTATTTTGGTGCACAG GTTTTGCATCCCCAATCCATGCGACCAGCCAGGGAAGGTGGTATCCCAGTTCGAGTGAAGAACTCATATAACCGTCATGCACCTGGCACTGTGATCACTAAAACAAGAGATATGCGCAAG AGCATATTAACCAGCATTGTCCTGAAATCAAATATTACCATGCTGGATATAGTGAGCACAAGGATGCTCGGACAGTATGGCTTTCTAGCAAAG GTCTTCTCAATATTTGAAGATTTGGGTATCTCTGTTGATTCTGTGGCTACTAGTGAAGTCAGCATATCATTGACACTAGATCCATCAAAACTGTGGAGTCGTGAATTGATCCAGCAG gagcttgatcatgtagttgaagagCTTGAAAAGATTGCGGTTGTTCATCTCCTACAGCACAGATCAATCATTTCCCTGATAGGGAATGTGCAGAGATCGTCTCTGATTCTTGAGAAG GCGTTCAATGTTCTACGCAGAAATGGTGTTAATGTTCAGATGATTTCGCAAGGGGCGTCCAAG GTGAACATCTCCTTGGTGGTGAATGACAGCGAGGCGAAGCAGTGCGTGCAAGCCCTCCACTCGGCATTCTTTGAGAACGGTTTCTTGTCAGAAGTAGAGGAAGCGGACCTTGCGCAGAAGAGGGCTCCAGTCCTAGTAAGCTCGAATGGTGCCATCAACGGAAACTAG